The following are from one region of the Strix uralensis isolate ZFMK-TIS-50842 chromosome 4, bStrUra1, whole genome shotgun sequence genome:
- the QRFPR gene encoding pyroglutamylated RF-amide peptide receptor: MRSLNITPEQFAQLLRDNNVTREQFIALYGLQPLVYIPELPGRTKVAFVLICVLIFALALFGNCLVLYVVTRSKAMRTVTNIFICSLALSDLLIAFFCVPFTMLQNISSNWLGGAFACKMVPFVQSTAIVTEILTMTCIAVERHQGIVHPLKMKWQYTNKRAFTMLGIVWLLALIVGSPMWHVQRLEVKYDFLYEKVYVCCLEEWASPIYQKIYTTFILVILFLLPLMLMLFLYTKIGYELWIKKRVGDASVLQTIHGSEMSKISRKKKRAIVMMVTVVFLFAVCWAPFHVIHMMIEYSNFEKEYDDVTVKMIFAIVQIIGFFNSICNPIVYAFMNENFKKNFLSAICFCIVKENASPTRQLGNSGITMRQQKASVSQRDPTDSDEARREAFSDGNIEVKFCDQPASKRNLKRHLGLFSSELTVHSALGSGQ; the protein is encoded by the exons ATGCGGTCCCTGAACATCACCCCGGAGCAGTTCGCGCAGCTCCTGCGGGACAACAACGTGACGCGGGAGCAGTTCATCGCCCTGTACGGGCTGCAGCCGCTAGTGTACATCCCGGAGCTGCCGGGGCGCACCAAGGTGGCCTTCGTCCTCATCTGCGTGCTCATCTTCGCCCTGGCGCTCTTCGGCAACTGCCTGGTGCTCTACGTGGTGACCCGCAGCAAAGCCATGAGGACCGTCACCAACATCTTCATCTGTTCCCTGGCGCTCAGCGACCTCCTCATCGCCTTCTTCTGCGTCCCCTTCACCATGCTGCAGAACATCTCCTCCAACTGGCTCGGCG GTGCCTTCGCTTGCAAGATGGTACCGTTTGTTCAATCCACTGCTATTGTAACTGAGATTCTTACAATGACCTGCATTGCTGTGGAAAGACACCAGGGGATTGTGCATCCACTAAAAATGAAGTGGCAGTACACCAATAAAAGAGCTTTCACGATGCTTG GCATAGTCTGGTTGCTGGCACTTATTGTTGGGTCACCTATGTGGCATGTGCAACGGCTTGAG GTTAAATATGACTTTCTGTATGAAAAAGTGTATGTTTGTTGCTTGGAAGAATGGGCCAGTCCAATTTATCAGAAGATCTATACGACCTTTATTCTTGTTATACTCTTCCTTCTTCCACTGATGTTGATGCTTTTTTTGTACACTAAAATTGGCTATGAGCTCTGGATTAAGAAACGAGTGGGAGATGCTTCAGTTCTTCAAACCATTCATGGGAGTGAAATGTCTAAAATATCAAG GAAGAAGAAACGAGCAATTGTTATGATGGTGACAGTGGTGTTTCTCTTTGCAGTCTGTTGGGCCCCTTTCCATGTGATTCACATGATGATAGAATACA GTAATTTTGAAAAGGAGTATGATGATGTGACGGTCAAAATGATCTTTGCAATCGTCCAGATTATAGGATTCTTCAATTCTATTTGCAACCCGATTGTGTATGCCTTCATGAATGAAAACTTCAAGAAAAATTTTTTGTCTGCCATATGCTTTTGCATTGTCAAAGAAAATGCATCACCGACCAGGCAACTTGGGAACTCGGGGATTACTATGAGGCAGCAAAAGGCAAGTGTTTCTCAAAGAGATCCCACTGACTCAGATGAAGCCAGGAGGGAGGCATTCAGCGATGGCAACATTGAAGTCAAGTTCTGCGATCAGCCAGCTTCAAAAAGGAACTTGAAAAGGCACCTTGGCTTATTCAGCTCTGAGCTTACTGTGCATTCTGCATTAGGAAGTGGACAGTAG